In Sediminispirochaeta bajacaliforniensis DSM 16054, one DNA window encodes the following:
- a CDS encoding ATP-binding protein has translation MDIQELLFQYNPWWVGTFSTEGFINRTSYFEKLKKQIDSKPIIFLTGLRRVGKTTLMKILIDYMTKSGIDRNHIFYVSLDDYSLSKMLLSEILIEYRKIHKLSFDEKIYVFFDEITYKDDYHQQLKNIYDNQNVKLFVTSSSSSLLRDKKAFLTGRALTYEVKPLDFNEYLKFKGIEIKGSETYLLDSYFRDYMKEGGMPENVLEPSREYLMSLIDDIIQKDITAFNGLRNHQIVREYYTLLMERSGKQLSINKIANILKLSVDTARRYLGYFEDTFLVHLLPRYGKTNERLLSAKKLYACDLGIKHLFIGDRDLGSYFENYIYLKMRNNKELFYVYENGYEIDFITDDKILIESKYNSEIKGKQKILFDEFDAKEKYVIDSVKKLKILENFEK, from the coding sequence GATATTCAAGAACTATTATTTCAATATAACCCATGGTGGGTTGGCACTTTCAGTACCGAAGGTTTTATCAATAGAACAAGCTACTTTGAGAAGCTGAAAAAACAAATAGATTCAAAGCCAATAATATTTTTAACAGGATTGAGACGTGTCGGAAAAACAACGTTAATGAAAATCCTGATTGATTATATGACTAAAAGTGGTATTGATAGAAATCACATATTCTATGTTAGCTTAGATGATTATTCGTTAAGCAAAATGTTATTATCAGAGATTTTGATAGAATATAGAAAAATCCATAAATTATCATTCGATGAGAAAATCTATGTATTTTTTGATGAAATAACCTATAAAGATGATTATCATCAGCAGCTGAAGAATATTTATGATAATCAGAATGTAAAACTATTTGTTACATCTTCATCAAGTTCATTGCTAAGAGATAAAAAAGCATTCTTAACTGGAAGAGCGTTAACATATGAAGTAAAGCCTTTGGATTTTAATGAGTATTTGAAATTTAAAGGAATTGAGATAAAAGGAAGTGAAACGTATCTATTAGACTCATATTTTAGGGATTACATGAAAGAGGGTGGAATGCCTGAAAATGTATTGGAACCAAGCCGAGAATATTTAATGAGTTTAATAGATGATATTATCCAAAAAGACATAACTGCGTTTAATGGACTGAGAAATCATCAAATAGTAAGAGAATATTATACGTTATTAATGGAAAGAAGCGGAAAACAACTTAGCATAAACAAAATAGCAAACATCTTAAAACTGTCTGTCGATACAGCAAGAAGATATTTGGGATATTTTGAAGATACTTTTTTAGTTCATCTATTACCACGTTATGGTAAAACTAATGAAAGATTGTTATCCGCAAAGAAATTGTACGCTTGTGATCTTGGAATAAAACATTTATTCATAGGTGACAGAGATTTAGGAAGCTATTTTGAGAATTATATCTATTTGAAAATGAGGAATAATAAAGAATTATTCTATGTATATGAAAATGGATATGAAATAGATTTCATAACAGATGACAAGATATTAATAGAATCGAAATACAATTCAGAAATCAAAGGGAAACAGAAGATCTTATTTGATGAATTTGATGCGAAAGAAAAATATGTTATAGATTCAGTTAAGAAATTGAAGATATTAGAAAACTTTGAGAAATAA